In the Deltaproteobacteria bacterium genome, AGGGTCTTCTTCAACAAGGACAACGTGGCGTCGTCCATATCGTAGAGTCCTTGCATCTTCTTCGCCACCCAATTGCCGTCGTGGGGGTTCAACTCCACCTTCGACTTCTTGGCGGCGGCGACCAGCTCGGGGTCCTTCAAGGTATCCACGAACGCCTTCTGGAGCGCCTTGACCCGGTCCGCGGGCACTCCGGGCGGCAGGCTGTAGGGCCGCGACAGCGCGCGGTAGACGTCAGCGGCTACCCCCAACAGCTTCTTGCCGGTGTCGCCCTTGGCCAAATCGAATGCCACCCCCACGTCCTTGAGGTCGGGATGCTTGTCGGGGCCCACCTGGAGGACGGGCTTGACGTTGCCGCTTTCGATACCCTGGCTCCACGTCGGCTTGATCGACTGCCACGCCCAGCAGCCGCCGTCGATCTCGCCCTTTTCCGCCGCCAGCCGTATGGTCGCGGTACCGCCGTAACCCTCGATGATCTGTATCGGCAGGTCCGTCGCGGCCTTGATCAGCTTGGGCACGTCGTCGGTGGTCGAGCCAGGACCGGTGGCGCCGATCTTGACCGGCCTCTTGGAGTTGAGCCAGTCATTGACGTTGCTGATGCCGCTGGCCTTGGTGAGCGCACAGGTGTTGTCGTCGGTAGACGGGACACCGAGCCAGTTGAACTTGCGCCCGTCGAACCGGATGCCCTTCTTGCCGAGCACGTGCTGCAACACCAAGGGGCCGATCCAGTTACCGATGGTCAGGCCGTCCGGCTTGGCCTTGGCGTAGATGTAGTTGGCGGCGATCATGCTGCCGGCGCCGGTCCGGTTCTGCACCACCGTCCTGGGATTGCCGGGCACATGCTTGCCGAAATGGCGGGCGATGAGCCGGGTGTAAGTGTCGAAACCCCCGCCCGGAGAGAATCCGACCACGAAACGAATGGTCTTGCCCTTGAAGAAGTCGTCCGCTCCCAATGAGAGGGACGGCACCAACACAAGGACAAGCGCCGAGAGCATCAAGATTCGGAGTAACCGATGGACCATGACGAACCTCCTACGCTTTGTCTTCGGCGTCTCGCCGGGGCACCGTTCATCAACGGGCATGGACGGTCCGCGTGACCGCTTCCAGCCCGTCGATGAGTAATCCCTCACCGTGAGACACCGCAACGATATTAAACTCACGTTTTTCGCACAAATCACAGGCAAAGGGAAGCGCGCACGGGCAACCGCTCCATCTGCAACCGCGCGGGCATGCGCCACGGCGCCGGCGGCGATTTGCTCTCCGAGGCGGAATATGAGAAACATCTGTCCGAGGCGCTTCCCAACGCCGACGACGAGCGCGTCCTGAACGAGGTCTTCAAGGACAGGACCGGGTTCTTCGGATGAACCGGCGGTCCGCCTCGCCGACTCCCTTTGCGAGCAAGGAGAACCCGTGAATCGATTCTGCCTGGTGTGTCAGAACGTCGACTGCAAGAGCCGCGGCTCCGAGGAGATCATGCAGGAACTCCAGGAGCGGGTGGCGGCCAAGGGGCTGGAAGACGTGGAGGTGCGTTCGTACATGTGCTTCGGCGCCTGCCAGGAAGGCCCCAACATGGTCCTCTACCCCGACAGGTTCTGGTACGCCGGCGTCAAGAGCGAGGACCTGGACGACATCGTCGAGCACCTGGCCGGCGGGCCGGCGGTGGAGCGGCTGGACAAGATCGACCCCTCCCTCAAGGAACTCATCTACCAGTTGCTCGACACCGGAGTGTTTTAACGGCCATGGAAGGCATCCTGTTCCCGGGCGGCGTGCCCGAGGGGCTCGAAGGGCTGGACGCCTATCGCGCCCGCGGCGGCTATCAGGCCGTGGAGCGGCTCGCCGGGACGTCCCCGGAGGATATCGTAGCCAAGGTGGAGGCGTCGGGCCTGCGCGGCCGCGGCGGCGCCGGGTTCCCCACCGGTCGCAAGCTCGCTCTCACCCTGGAGTGCCCCGAAACGCCCCGCTACGTCGTGATGAACGGCGGCGAGGACGAACCCGGCAGCAAGAAGGACCGGGTGCTGATGGAGAATGTCCCCCATCTCATCCTCGACGGGATCATTCTCGCGGCGTACGCGGTGCAGGCGGAGAAAGCCTACCTCTACATCAACCACGGCTACGAGGCGGCCACCCGCGCGATGGAGACGGCCATCGAGGAAGCCCGGCAGGCCGGGTACTGCGGCGCGGACGTCGCCGGTTCGGGTTTCAGCCTCGAGATCGTCATGGTGCCCGCGCCGTCGAACTACGTCGCCGGCGAGGATACCGCGGCCCTGGAAGTCATCGAAGGCAAGGAAGCGCTGCCGCGGCAGAAGCCGCCCTTCCCGGTCACCGAGGGCCTGTTCGGCAAGCCCAGCCTGGTCAACAACGTCGAGACCCTGGCCAACATCGCGCCCATCGTGAACAAGGGGCCGGAGTCCTTCCGTGCCGTGGGCACCGCGGACAGCCCGGGCACCATGGTCTTCTCGCTCGGGGACGAAATGGAGCGCCCCGGGGTCTACGAGCTGCCCTTGGGGACCCCGCTGCGCCACCTCGTGGAGGGGTGCGGCGGCGGCTTGAAGCACGGCAAGGCCATCAAGGCCATCCTTCCAGGCGGCCCGTCATCGGGATTTCTGCTGCCCGAGAGCCTCGACCTGCCCCTGGACCACAACTCCCTCCGCGAAGCGGGGTCTTCCATCGGCTGCGGCGTGGTGAAGGTCCTCACGGAAGACGATTCCGTGTTGGACGAGGTGGTGCGCATCGCGGATTTCTTCGCCCGGGAATCCTGCGGCCAGTGCCCCGCCTGCCGCATGGAAACCAACATGCTGGTGGCGCTGCTCAAGAAGGTTCAGGCGGGCGAGGGGAACGATGCGCTGGTGGAACAGTTCGGGAAGGTGATCGCCTTCAACAAGGGCAAGGGGTTCTGCAGCCTGATCAACATGCCGGGGCCGCCCATCGAGAGCGCCGTCCGGCTCTTCCCGGAAGAGTTCCGCGGCGCGTGACGGGCGGCGGGACGGACAGCCGCGGCTGTCACGGTCACATGTTGAGGTTCTTTTTCGGTACGTTGTAGACCACGCCGTCCGCGTCCCGCACAAGACACATGTCGTTGCTCCATTCCTCCACCACCTCCAACTCGTCTCCCGGCGAGAAAGTGGTCTCCTCGATGGATGAGTTCTTGTTCGCCTGATACTTGTAGGTGAATCCTTCCTTGACCGTGGCCATCCGAGGCCCCTCCCTTCGCTGTGTTTTCGAAGTCGCTTCCCGGGCTTGCCCACCGCGGGCGGGGGGTTGAAACCGCTCCCGCGACCTGCCGCGCTAACGTGTCCCGCCGGGTTCGCACCAACTGCCGCGGCGGGTGGGATGGCGCAACGCTTCGTCGAGACTCGCCAGAAAAGCCTCCCTCGGCACCTCCCGCGCGCCGAGGCTCAACATGTGGGAAGTTGTAACTTGGGCGTCGATGAAATGGAAGCCCCAGCCGGCGAGCCGCTCCACCAGCCGCGCCAACGCCACCTTGGAGGCGTCCGTCGCCCGGTGGAACATGGACTCGCCGAAGAACCCGCGCCCGAGGGCGATGCCGTAGATGCCGCCCACCAGTTCGCCGCCGCGCCGGCATTCCACCGAATGGGCCAGGCCCGCGTCGTGTAGCCGCACGTAGGCCTGTTCCATCTCCGGCGTGATCCAGGTGCCGTCCTGGCCGTGCCGGTCCACCGACGCGCAAGCGCGGATCACGCCGCGGAAGTCCGCGTCGAAGGTCACGTCGAACCTCCCCTGGTTCAGCACCCGCCGCAGCCGCCTCGAGACATGGAAATCGTCGAGATCGAGGACGCACCTCGGGTCCGGCGACCACCACAGGATGGGCTGGCCCACGCTGTACCACGGGAAGATGCCCATGGAGTACGCCAGCAGGAGCCGCGCGCTGCCGAGGTCGCCTCCCACCGCCAGAAGCCCGCCGGGTTCCGCCTCGTGCGGGTCGGGAAAGACGAGTTCCCGGGTCAAGCGATAGACAGGCATGTAGGAACCATGATGAATCGAAGCCGGGGATTCAAGGAACCATCCTTGCACCGGCTTCGGCCAAACGCCGCGTCGATCCGGAACAAACACGTTGACGAGTCGTGCCGTTCGGGGCACAATCGCGACATATCGTTCGGTGTGGCAGACGGGGAACCGCCATGTTCAAGAGAATCGACCATGTAGCGCTCCATGTCGCGGACCTGGATCGCGCCATCACCTTCTATGAGGACAACTTCGGCTTCCGGAAGTACTTCCAGCATCAGTCCAACGCGGGCATGCAGATCGCGTACCTCAGGCTCGGCGACACCGTGCTGGAACTGACCCACAAGAGCGACGGCTCCATGACCGGTTTCCACTTCTGTCTGGAAACGGACAACCTCGACGAAACGGTGGCCGATTTGCAGCGGCGCGGAGTGCCGCTGCTGCGCGCCCCCCACGACACCGCGGCGCGGGAGCCGCGTGAGGAAGGCTGGCGCCGGGTGGTCTTCGGCGGCCCCGACGGCGAGCAGATTGAACTGCGCGGCTAGCAACCCGTTACGGGGGCTATCGCCTACAACGCCGAGGAACACGTTCAGGGATCATGGCAGACTACGAAGCTCAGACCATCAGGCTCGATTGCCCCTGTTGCGGCGCGACGCTGATCGTCGATCCGTCGCTGGCGGTGGTGCTGCGGCACGAAGCGCCGCCGCCGCAGCACAAGGCGCCGGACCTGAAGGACGCCGGCCGCATGCTTCGGGAAGAAGCGACACAGCGCGATCAGAAGTACCGGCACATCCTCGACGCGGAAAAGGACAAGGGCAAAGTGCTCGACCGCAAGTTCCAGGAGCTGTTCAAGAAGGCCAAGGACGAGCCCATCGAGAAGCCGCTCAAGGACATCGACCTGGACTAGCCTCAACCGCCGCGATCCCGGCCCTCCGGCAACGCCGCGGATCGTTGCCGTCCCCGTCCTCCCTCAACACGGCCTGACGGCCGCCGCCTCGTACCCGTAGACCAGCTCCAGCAACTGTTTCACCATGCGGGCCGTCGCGCCCCAGATGTCCCAGTCCTCGTATTGAAAGTGGTAGATGGGCTCCGACCGCCGGGACAGGCGCGAGTCCAGGGTGAGTGCGTCCTGCCGCAGCAGTGCGGCCACCGGCACGGAGAACACCGCGGCCGTTTCCCGAGGGTCGGGTTTGAACTCGTAGGGATGGGGAATCAGACCCACGAACGGGGTCACCAGGAAATTGTACCCGGCCACCACCTGGTCGAGCTGGCCCACGATGCGCACATGATCGGGGTCGATGCCGATCTCTTCCCGGCTCTCCCGGAGCGCCGCGGCC is a window encoding:
- a CDS encoding tripartite tricarboxylate transporter substrate-binding protein, whose translation is MVHRLLRILMLSALVLVLVPSLSLGADDFFKGKTIRFVVGFSPGGGFDTYTRLIARHFGKHVPGNPRTVVQNRTGAGSMIAANYIYAKAKPDGLTIGNWIGPLVLQHVLGKKGIRFDGRKFNWLGVPSTDDNTCALTKASGISNVNDWLNSKRPVKIGATGPGSTTDDVPKLIKAATDLPIQIIEGYGGTATIRLAAEKGEIDGGCWAWQSIKPTWSQGIESGNVKPVLQVGPDKHPDLKDVGVAFDLAKGDTGKKLLGVAADVYRALSRPYSLPPGVPADRVKALQKAFVDTLKDPELVAAAKKSKVELNPHDGNWVAKKMQGLYDMDDATLSLLKKTLLPKK
- the aat gene encoding leucyl/phenylalanyl-tRNA--protein transferase → MPVYRLTRELVFPDPHEAEPGGLLAVGGDLGSARLLLAYSMGIFPWYSVGQPILWWSPDPRCVLDLDDFHVSRRLRRVLNQGRFDVTFDADFRGVIRACASVDRHGQDGTWITPEMEQAYVRLHDAGLAHSVECRRGGELVGGIYGIALGRGFFGESMFHRATDASKVALARLVERLAGWGFHFIDAQVTTSHMLSLGAREVPREAFLASLDEALRHPTRRGSWCEPGGTR
- a CDS encoding VOC family protein → MFKRIDHVALHVADLDRAITFYEDNFGFRKYFQHQSNAGMQIAYLRLGDTVLELTHKSDGSMTGFHFCLETDNLDETVADLQRRGVPLLRAPHDTAAREPREEGWRRVVFGGPDGEQIELRG
- a CDS encoding CoA pyrophosphatase; translation: MAHPERFEILRTRTPKAVAGDDFRPAAVLAPIQERADGDYLILTLRAANLSSHSGQVAFPGGSVDPEDAGALAAALRESREEIGIDPDHVRIVGQLDQVVAGYNFLVTPFVGLIPHPYEFKPDPRETAAVFSVPVAALLRQDALTLDSRLSRRSEPIYHFQYEDWDIWGATARMVKQLLELVYGYEAAAVRPC
- a CDS encoding (2Fe-2S) ferredoxin domain-containing protein: MNRFCLVCQNVDCKSRGSEEIMQELQERVAAKGLEDVEVRSYMCFGACQEGPNMVLYPDRFWYAGVKSEDLDDIVEHLAGGPAVERLDKIDPSLKELIYQLLDTGVF
- a CDS encoding SLBB domain-containing protein; the protein is MEGILFPGGVPEGLEGLDAYRARGGYQAVERLAGTSPEDIVAKVEASGLRGRGGAGFPTGRKLALTLECPETPRYVVMNGGEDEPGSKKDRVLMENVPHLILDGIILAAYAVQAEKAYLYINHGYEAATRAMETAIEEARQAGYCGADVAGSGFSLEIVMVPAPSNYVAGEDTAALEVIEGKEALPRQKPPFPVTEGLFGKPSLVNNVETLANIAPIVNKGPESFRAVGTADSPGTMVFSLGDEMERPGVYELPLGTPLRHLVEGCGGGLKHGKAIKAILPGGPSSGFLLPESLDLPLDHNSLREAGSSIGCGVVKVLTEDDSVLDEVVRIADFFARESCGQCPACRMETNMLVALLKKVQAGEGNDALVEQFGKVIAFNKGKGFCSLINMPGPPIESAVRLFPEEFRGA